In Mongoliitalea daihaiensis, one DNA window encodes the following:
- a CDS encoding carbohydrate binding domain-containing protein yields MKNFTLFLTTFLMAFVSFHAWSLEIPPKALEIKSAEDGPNILINGDFSSGLNSWSTFIADFAGVSATVAVTDGEAAITNITGGGGEVWHVQLNQLLTPAQIGSLQVGETYKASFQARSTAAGRQLRMYFGEDGGGFQSINVTDVTLGTEMQTFEATFVVGATFGAMKLGFEMGLSNDPVFIDNVSLAKTEASDDPPVTGGAFNLPVTFDDEDIDYVLADFGGAISEIVTDPTDANNRVVQTIKPVDAADFAGTTVGGTAGFSSPIPFAPGATTMSVRVWSPVAGIPVRLKVEASNDPTITVETEARVTQAETWQTLVFDFSNEAFGTAELNFSRSYNMASIFFDFLTSGESVGAARTYFWDDMEFGGEVGEDSGSILLPITFENDIDWSTVIENFAGGELTVIDNPDTNGNESARVGRMVKNTGEVFGGSFIRLDQTIDLSKGTEFKALVWAPRANTTMLLKFENPLNPAQEFEQSATIPVANEWVEVSFDMSGANRAFTFRNVVLIFDLGTVGDGSENFTWFVDNISQVEEEVVAPADRPTLPLTFEEDINWEAVITNFDGGVLTVIDNPDTNGNTSAKVAQMVKNAGQPWGGAVIDLAGPIDLSKGTEFTAQVWAPRENTTMLFKFENSADPGQNFEQNVTIPAANQWTDVTINMSGANRAFPYDRIVFIFDLGTVGDGSANFTWFLDNVVQVEGEGPGVATLTLPVTFDDEELDYALTDFGGTASEIVVDPTNPANRVAQTTKTENAETFAGTTIGGTAGFVSPIPFAAGATFMNARVWSPVAGIQVRLKVEAANDPTVSVETEATVTRASGWQTLTFNFANQATGTEAINFARTYNKATIFFDFGRTGAQAGGARTYFWDDVAFGVGEDEDPGIPTDGPVLPLTFEEDIDWDAVITGFDGGELTVIDNPDTNGNPSARVARMVKNAGQPWGGAFIDLAAPLNLSQGAEFTAQVWAPRANTTMLFKLENSANPDQNFEQSVTIPTASAWTNVSFDMSGANPSFNYDRVVLIFDLGTPGDGSANFTWFVDNIRQVGDESEPEVPTSLIINGNFADGLNSWTPFIADFAGVSANVAVTNGEAAITNIVGAGGEIWHVQLNQIFTQEQIALLEVGETYKVSFQARSTVEGRQLRMYFGEDGGGFRSIEVTDVSLGTEMQTFEVTFEVGATYDAMKLGFEMGLSNDPVFIDNVSMMKEEGETSEPETPTSLVINGDFADDLNSWTPFIADFAGVSANVAVTNGEAAITNITGAGGEIWHVQLNQIFTPEQIALLEVGETYKVSFQARSTVEGRQLRMYFGEDGGGFRSIEVTDVSLGTEMQTFEVTFEVGATYDAMKLGFEMGLSNDPVFIDNVSMVKVVFELSAQSITFVDIPAQLAGGDPIELEATASSGLAVSFTAESENISIEGNVVTLLAAGRATIVATQEGNNEFRPAAPVTRSFCINPLKPTISLSGEGTGNATLTSSASMGNQWFRNGIAIEGATGQTFTVTNQGSYTVAVRVDDCVSEVSDAINLIVNSNRIQQPRELSVFPNPVENYLQIRGVSGPVRSIEMIDMAGRVNNVVFEESNDGIRANVSHLTPGMYVVRIQEMNRSYAVKVMKK; encoded by the coding sequence ATGAAAAATTTTACTCTATTTCTCACAACTTTTTTAATGGCCTTTGTAAGCTTTCATGCTTGGTCATTAGAAATACCTCCAAAGGCTCTGGAGATTAAGAGCGCTGAGGATGGACCCAACATTTTAATTAATGGTGACTTTTCAAGTGGCCTAAATTCATGGTCCACCTTTATTGCAGATTTTGCAGGTGTATCAGCGACCGTTGCGGTAACTGACGGTGAAGCTGCTATTACCAATATTACAGGAGGCGGTGGTGAAGTGTGGCATGTTCAATTGAACCAATTACTCACACCCGCTCAAATAGGCTCTTTACAAGTTGGAGAGACTTACAAAGCAAGTTTCCAAGCTCGATCAACAGCCGCTGGTAGACAACTGCGAATGTACTTTGGTGAAGATGGAGGTGGATTTCAATCCATCAACGTCACAGATGTCACCTTAGGAACTGAAATGCAGACTTTTGAAGCCACATTCGTAGTGGGGGCTACTTTCGGAGCTATGAAACTAGGTTTTGAAATGGGCTTGAGCAATGACCCTGTTTTTATAGATAACGTTTCTTTGGCTAAAACAGAAGCTAGTGATGACCCCCCTGTGACAGGAGGAGCGTTTAATCTACCAGTTACCTTTGACGATGAAGATATTGATTATGTTTTAGCAGATTTCGGAGGAGCAATTTCTGAAATTGTAACAGATCCTACCGATGCAAACAATAGAGTTGTTCAAACTATCAAACCTGTCGATGCGGCGGATTTTGCAGGAACAACTGTTGGAGGAACAGCTGGCTTCAGCTCTCCTATTCCTTTCGCACCTGGGGCTACAACTATGAGTGTTCGTGTATGGTCACCTGTAGCGGGTATCCCAGTTCGTTTAAAAGTGGAAGCGTCCAATGATCCTACCATTACTGTGGAGACCGAAGCAAGGGTGACCCAAGCCGAAACTTGGCAGACATTGGTTTTTGATTTTTCAAATGAAGCTTTTGGAACTGCTGAACTCAACTTTTCAAGATCATATAATATGGCGTCCATATTCTTTGATTTTTTGACATCTGGAGAAAGTGTGGGAGCTGCAAGAACCTACTTCTGGGATGATATGGAATTTGGCGGCGAAGTAGGAGAAGATAGCGGTTCCATTTTACTTCCGATCACCTTTGAAAATGATATCGATTGGTCCACTGTTATAGAAAACTTTGCTGGAGGTGAACTAACCGTCATTGATAACCCTGATACTAATGGAAACGAAAGTGCCCGTGTAGGTAGAATGGTAAAAAATACAGGTGAAGTTTTTGGTGGCTCGTTTATCCGACTTGATCAAACCATTGATTTGAGTAAAGGAACAGAGTTTAAAGCACTTGTTTGGGCTCCAAGAGCAAATACGACCATGCTTTTGAAATTTGAGAATCCTTTAAATCCTGCACAAGAATTTGAACAAAGTGCAACAATTCCTGTGGCCAACGAATGGGTAGAAGTTAGCTTTGATATGTCAGGTGCTAACCGAGCATTTACTTTTAGAAATGTGGTGTTGATATTTGACTTGGGTACTGTTGGTGATGGTTCTGAAAACTTTACTTGGTTTGTGGATAATATCAGTCAGGTAGAAGAAGAAGTTGTGGCACCAGCAGATCGACCTACATTACCGTTGACTTTTGAAGAAGACATCAATTGGGAAGCCGTCATCACAAACTTCGATGGAGGAGTACTAACGGTAATTGACAATCCTGACACTAATGGAAATACTAGCGCCAAAGTAGCCCAAATGGTTAAAAATGCAGGACAGCCTTGGGGAGGTGCAGTTATTGATCTGGCAGGACCAATCGATTTGTCTAAAGGAACTGAATTTACTGCACAGGTATGGGCACCTAGGGAAAATACTACTATGCTGTTTAAATTTGAAAACAGTGCAGATCCAGGTCAAAATTTTGAACAAAACGTAACCATTCCTGCTGCTAATCAATGGACAGATGTAACTATCAATATGAGCGGAGCCAATAGAGCCTTCCCTTATGATCGAATTGTTTTCATCTTTGATTTAGGAACTGTAGGTGATGGCTCAGCTAACTTTACTTGGTTCTTGGATAATGTAGTTCAAGTGGAAGGTGAAGGTCCAGGTGTTGCCACATTAACACTTCCTGTTACTTTTGACGATGAAGAATTGGATTATGCATTGACTGATTTTGGTGGGACTGCATCAGAAATTGTAGTTGATCCTACAAACCCTGCCAATAGAGTAGCGCAAACTACGAAAACTGAAAATGCTGAGACTTTTGCAGGCACTACCATCGGAGGAACTGCTGGTTTTGTTAGTCCGATTCCTTTCGCTGCTGGCGCAACTTTCATGAACGCAAGAGTTTGGTCACCAGTAGCAGGTATTCAGGTTCGCTTGAAAGTAGAAGCTGCAAATGATCCTACGGTCAGTGTTGAGACAGAAGCTACAGTAACACGTGCGTCTGGATGGCAAACCTTGACATTTAATTTTGCTAATCAGGCCACTGGAACAGAAGCCATCAATTTCGCAAGAACTTATAATAAGGCAACCATTTTCTTTGACTTTGGAAGAACTGGTGCACAAGCAGGTGGAGCAAGAACTTATTTCTGGGATGATGTAGCTTTTGGAGTTGGAGAAGATGAAGATCCAGGAATTCCAACAGATGGCCCTGTATTGCCTCTAACTTTTGAAGAGGATATTGATTGGGATGCAGTTATTACTGGTTTTGATGGCGGTGAGTTGACTGTAATCGATAACCCTGACACGAATGGGAATCCAAGTGCAAGAGTGGCTCGTATGGTGAAAAATGCAGGTCAGCCTTGGGGCGGTGCATTTATTGATTTGGCTGCACCTCTTAATCTTTCTCAAGGTGCAGAGTTCACAGCGCAAGTATGGGCGCCAAGAGCCAATACTACCATGCTCTTCAAATTGGAGAACAGTGCAAATCCTGATCAAAACTTTGAGCAGAGTGTAACCATTCCTACCGCTAGTGCTTGGACTAACGTCTCTTTTGACATGAGTGGCGCTAACCCATCATTTAATTATGATAGAGTAGTCTTGATTTTTGACTTGGGGACACCTGGAGATGGATCTGCCAACTTCACATGGTTTGTAGATAATATTCGTCAAGTAGGTGATGAGTCAGAGCCAGAAGTGCCGACAAGTCTGATCATTAACGGTAACTTCGCTGATGGCTTAAATTCTTGGACGCCATTCATCGCTGATTTCGCTGGGGTGAGTGCAAATGTAGCTGTAACCAATGGTGAAGCTGCTATTACCAATATCGTGGGTGCTGGAGGTGAAATATGGCATGTTCAATTGAATCAAATTTTCACTCAAGAGCAAATTGCTTTACTTGAAGTCGGAGAAACTTATAAAGTAAGTTTCCAAGCACGATCAACCGTAGAAGGCAGACAACTACGCATGTACTTTGGTGAAGATGGAGGAGGATTCCGATCCATAGAAGTTACTGATGTTTCACTAGGTACTGAAATGCAGACTTTCGAAGTTACCTTCGAGGTGGGAGCCACTTATGATGCCATGAAGCTTGGTTTCGAAATGGGTTTGAGTAATGACCCTGTATTTATTGACAATGTGTCAATGATGAAAGAAGAAGGCGAAACCAGTGAGCCAGAAACACCAACTAGTCTTGTCATCAACGGTGACTTTGCAGACGACTTAAATTCCTGGACGCCATTCATCGCTGATTTCGCTGGGGTGAGTGCAAATGTAGCAGTGACCAATGGTGAAGCAGCAATTACCAACATCACTGGTGCTGGAGGTGAAATATGGCATGTTCAATTGAATCAAATTTTCACTCCAGAGCAAATTGCTTTACTTGAAGTCGGAGAGACTTATAAAGTAAGTTTCCAAGCACGATCAACCGTAGAAGGCAGACAACTACGCATGTACTTTGGTGAAGATGGAGGAGGATTCCGATCCATAGAAGTTACTGATGTTTCACTAGGTACTGAAATGCAGACTTTCGAAGTTACCTTCGAGGTGGGAGCCACTTATGATGCCATGAAACTTGGTTTCGAAATGGGCTTGAGTAATGACCCTGTATTCATTGATAATGTATCTATGGTCAAAGTAGTATTTGAACTTAGCGCTCAGTCCATTACATTCGTCGACATACCTGCACAATTGGCAGGTGGTGATCCAATTGAATTGGAAGCAACGGCTAGTTCGGGATTAGCTGTAAGCTTTACCGCTGAATCAGAAAATATCAGCATTGAAGGCAATGTGGTAACACTCCTTGCTGCTGGTAGAGCAACCATCGTGGCTACTCAAGAAGGTAATAATGAGTTCCGCCCTGCAGCTCCTGTTACGAGAAGCTTCTGCATCAATCCTTTGAAACCAACCATCTCCTTAAGTGGAGAAGGTACAGGCAATGCTACACTCACTTCAAGTGCAAGTATGGGTAATCAATGGTTCAGAAATGGAATCGCTATAGAAGGTGCAACTGGACAAACCTTTACAGTTACTAACCAAGGCTCATACACAGTAGCTGTACGAGTTGATGATTGTGTGAGTGAAGTATCAGATGCGATCAACTTGATTGTCAACAGCAACAGAATTCAGCAGCCGCGTGAACTTTCAGTATTCCCTAATCCAGTTGAAAATTATCTGCAGATTAGAGGAGTAAGTGGTCCGGTAAGGTCGATTGAAATGATCGATATGGCTGGAAGAGTCAATAATGTAGTATTCGAAGAATCCAATGATGGAATTCGGGCGAATGTGTCACACTTGACCCCAGGTATGTATGTAGTAAGAATTCAGGAAATGAATAGAAGCTACGCTGTCAAAGTAATGAAAAAATAA
- a CDS encoding proline iminopeptidase-family hydrolase, with protein sequence MRNLIFILTLFFGGLVACSPSGEEGSSDFTHSYLDFSGRSDQFEGGIRMIPIETPAGEFKVWTKRVGNNPSMKVLLLHGGPGMTHELYSCFDGFFPAEGIEYIYYDQLGSYYSEQPEDQSLWTIERFVDEVEQVRIALDLDADNFYLFGQSWGGILAMEYALKHQDKLKGLVISNMMASLDDYEAYAKEVLGPQMPPEVFAEIMKIEESEDFENPRYEELLLEHHYQYHVLRKPIAEWPEAVMRSLKHVNPNVYVYMQGHSEFGITAGASLKGWDRKEDLKSIAVPTLVIGAGHDTMDPSHMEWMSGEVQKGRYLFCPDGSHLSQYDDQQVFFEGLIKFIKDVDQGAF encoded by the coding sequence ATGCGTAACCTTATTTTTATCCTGACACTCTTTTTTGGAGGACTTGTAGCCTGTAGCCCTTCTGGCGAGGAAGGTAGCTCTGACTTCACCCATTCATATCTTGATTTTTCGGGCAGAAGCGATCAATTTGAAGGAGGAATTCGAATGATCCCTATAGAGACCCCCGCAGGCGAATTTAAGGTTTGGACCAAACGAGTGGGAAACAATCCTAGCATGAAAGTACTCCTCTTGCATGGAGGACCGGGCATGACACATGAATTGTACTCCTGCTTCGATGGGTTCTTTCCAGCAGAAGGCATCGAGTATATCTACTATGATCAATTAGGCTCTTACTATTCTGAGCAACCAGAAGATCAATCGTTATGGACTATTGAGCGATTTGTAGACGAGGTAGAGCAAGTACGTATTGCTTTGGATTTGGATGCTGACAATTTTTACCTTTTCGGACAATCTTGGGGAGGTATATTAGCCATGGAATATGCCTTAAAGCATCAGGATAAACTCAAAGGCCTGGTGATTTCCAATATGATGGCAAGCTTAGATGACTACGAAGCTTATGCGAAAGAAGTGCTAGGGCCACAAATGCCACCTGAAGTTTTTGCTGAGATCATGAAGATTGAAGAAAGTGAAGACTTTGAAAATCCTCGTTATGAAGAATTGCTTTTGGAACACCACTACCAGTACCATGTATTGCGTAAGCCTATAGCGGAGTGGCCTGAGGCAGTTATGCGATCCCTCAAACATGTTAATCCAAATGTATATGTATATATGCAAGGACATTCCGAATTTGGTATTACAGCAGGTGCAAGTTTAAAAGGCTGGGATAGAAAAGAAGACTTAAAATCCATTGCTGTTCCCACACTCGTGATTGGCGCAGGACATGATACCATGGACCCTAGTCATATGGAATGGATGTCTGGCGAAGTGCAAAAAGGGCGCTACCTCTTTTGTCCAGACGGTAGCCATCTTAGTCAGTATGATGATCAGCAGGTATTTTTTGAGGGTTTGATTAAGTTTATCAAAGATGTAGATCAAGGGGCGTTCTAA
- a CDS encoding DUF4230 domain-containing protein, which translates to MKRFIFGFGLAVILFVMLWLLVDKKESKEQIQESSALIQQRIEQVGKLIVTEGYFSQVFTFKNSQNLFLNMLKSDKKALVVANAKVTVEYDLRQLQTEIDMENQILILKSIPEPVINIYPEIEYYDVSQDYFNKFGAADYNKIKNTVTTRIREKVNQSNLLENSQDRLMAELVNIFILTKSLGWTLQYNEVAIESEEELKSLKR; encoded by the coding sequence ATGAAACGATTTATTTTCGGCTTTGGCTTGGCAGTAATTTTATTTGTCATGCTATGGCTATTGGTAGATAAAAAAGAAAGCAAAGAGCAAATTCAAGAGAGTTCGGCACTCATTCAGCAGCGTATCGAACAAGTAGGTAAGTTGATTGTGACAGAGGGGTATTTTTCTCAGGTTTTCACCTTTAAAAACTCTCAAAATCTCTTTTTAAATATGCTTAAGTCTGATAAAAAAGCATTGGTTGTGGCCAATGCTAAGGTGACCGTGGAGTATGACTTGAGACAACTGCAAACTGAAATAGATATGGAGAACCAAATCTTGATTCTCAAAAGTATTCCCGAACCTGTGATCAATATTTATCCTGAAATTGAATATTACGATGTAAGCCAAGACTACTTCAATAAATTTGGTGCAGCCGATTACAACAAGATCAAAAATACAGTTACCACTCGTATTCGTGAAAAGGTAAATCAATCTAATTTATTGGAAAATAGCCAAGATCGCCTAATGGCCGAACTAGTCAATATATTTATCCTTACGAAATCCCTTGGCTGGACTTTGCAATACAATGAAGTTGCCATTGAGTCAGAAGAGGAGTTGAAAAGTCTGAAAAGGTAA
- a CDS encoding helix-turn-helix domain-containing protein produces the protein MEEIKIKNMVCPRCIMAVENIVKGMNLAVQEVRLGKLVLKNELTPAQAKNLETSLKTIGFEILKSKEAITIEEIKRFLNALVQEGTVPAGFNLTEVIQARQLEDYSKLSNLFSSMEGQTIERYLIQLKIDKVKEWLFYGEYQLSEMAWKLGYSSVQHLSSQFKKVTGMTPSAFKKIL, from the coding sequence ATGGAAGAAATCAAGATCAAAAACATGGTTTGTCCACGCTGCATTATGGCAGTGGAAAATATAGTGAAAGGAATGAATCTAGCGGTACAAGAAGTTAGACTGGGAAAATTAGTTTTAAAAAATGAGCTTACTCCTGCTCAAGCGAAAAATTTAGAAACAAGCTTAAAGACCATAGGCTTTGAAATACTCAAGAGTAAAGAGGCGATCACAATTGAGGAGATTAAACGTTTTTTAAATGCATTGGTGCAAGAAGGAACTGTTCCAGCGGGTTTTAATCTCACAGAAGTCATTCAAGCGAGACAATTGGAGGATTACAGTAAATTAAGTAATCTATTTAGCAGCATGGAAGGGCAAACGATTGAGCGATATCTTATTCAATTGAAAATCGATAAGGTAAAAGAATGGCTTTTTTATGGAGAGTATCAACTGAGCGAAATGGCTTGGAAATTGGGTTACAGCTCTGTTCAGCATTTATCGTCACAGTTTAAAAAAGTGACTGGGATGACTCCATCGGCATTTAAAAAGATTCTCTAG
- the rimO gene encoding 30S ribosomal protein S12 methylthiotransferase RimO produces MKARTLKKDKVNIITMGCSKNLVDSEVLLTQLKGNGIDANHESNSSDNNIIIINTCGFIDNAKQESIDTILQYVDAKERGIVDKVYVTGCLSQRYKDDLEKEIPQVDAYFGTRDLPALLKKFKADYKHELVGERLLTHNAHYAYMKISEGCDRPCSFCAIPLMRGGHVSRSIEDLVKEAEHKAANGTKELLLIAQDSTYYGLDLYKKRRLADLMRALSDVDGIEWIRLHYAFPTGFPMDVIEVMKERSNICNYLDIPLQHGSTDVLKAMRRGTTREKQEELIHSIRDLIPEIAIRTTLITGHPGEGEKEFEEMVGFVERMKFERLGVFTYSHEENTHAHTMEDSTPEEVKQERANHLMEIQEQISYDLNQEKIGKTFKVLIDKKENGYFVGRTEYDSVEVDNEVLIDASKHYCRIGDFVEATVTDATEFDLYADVK; encoded by the coding sequence GTGAAAGCAAGAACGCTCAAAAAAGATAAGGTAAATATCATTACCATGGGTTGCTCCAAAAACTTGGTTGATTCCGAGGTTTTACTGACCCAACTCAAAGGCAACGGCATCGACGCCAACCATGAGTCCAATAGTTCCGATAACAACATCATCATTATTAATACCTGTGGCTTTATCGATAATGCCAAGCAAGAATCCATTGATACCATCTTACAATATGTAGATGCCAAAGAAAGAGGGATAGTTGACAAAGTCTACGTAACGGGATGTCTTTCTCAACGATATAAAGATGATTTGGAAAAAGAAATCCCTCAGGTTGACGCCTATTTTGGCACCCGGGATTTACCAGCTTTATTGAAAAAGTTTAAAGCAGATTACAAACATGAACTGGTAGGCGAGCGTTTGTTGACGCACAATGCCCATTATGCTTACATGAAGATTTCGGAAGGTTGTGACCGTCCTTGTTCTTTTTGTGCCATTCCCTTGATGCGGGGAGGACATGTGTCCCGTTCCATTGAAGATTTGGTAAAAGAAGCAGAACATAAGGCTGCTAATGGTACGAAAGAGCTTTTATTAATTGCACAAGATTCGACTTATTACGGGTTGGATTTGTATAAAAAAAGAAGGTTGGCAGATTTGATGCGGGCGCTTTCAGATGTAGATGGGATTGAGTGGATTCGTCTGCATTACGCTTTCCCAACCGGCTTCCCAATGGATGTGATCGAGGTAATGAAAGAGAGATCCAATATTTGTAATTACTTGGATATCCCTTTACAGCATGGTTCTACAGATGTATTGAAAGCCATGAGGAGAGGAACTACTAGAGAAAAACAAGAAGAATTGATCCACAGCATCCGTGATTTGATTCCAGAAATTGCCATCAGGACCACACTCATTACAGGTCACCCAGGAGAAGGCGAGAAGGAATTTGAAGAGATGGTGGGGTTTGTGGAGCGTATGAAGTTTGAGCGATTAGGTGTCTTTACCTATTCTCATGAAGAAAATACCCATGCGCATACGATGGAAGACAGTACTCCTGAAGAAGTAAAGCAGGAGCGTGCTAATCATCTGATGGAAATCCAAGAGCAAATCAGTTACGATTTGAACCAAGAGAAAATTGGAAAAACTTTCAAGGTGTTAATTGATAAGAAGGAGAATGGCTATTTTGTAGGTAGAACAGAGTATGATTCCGTAGAGGTTGATAATGAAGTTTTGATCGATGCAAGCAAACATTATTGCCGCATTGGAGA